CAGGAACCACAGCCGCTGCTGCGCGAAGGAGAGGGGCGCTTCGTCGCCCCGGGCGATGGCGCCCGGCGGAGGCAGGGCGGTGCCTTCCGCGGCCTGCAAGGCTTCCTCCACGCGGAGGGCGAGGCGGGAGAGCGTGGGGGTTTCGAAGAGGGCGCGCAGGGGCAGTTCGACACTGAAGGCGGAGCGGATCCGAGAGACGAGTTGCGTGGCGAGAAGGGAGTGGCCACCGAGCGCGAAGAAGTCGTCCTCACGTCCAATGCGATCCGCACGGAGCACGCCGGACCAGAGGGTGGCGAGCACTTCCTCGGTGGGCGTGCTTGGGGGCGAGTAAGACGCCTGGTCCCGCGCGGATACCTCCGGCGCGGGAAGCGCATTGCGGTCGAGCTTGCCGCTGGGAGTCAGCGGCAGGGCCTCCAGCGCGACGAAGGCGGATGGCACCATGTACTCGGGCACCCGCTGCCGCAGGGCCTCGCGCACGGTGGGGATGTCGAGGCTCGCGGAGGCGGGAACGACGTAGGCGACGAGTCGCTTGTCGCCCGTCGCATCCTCACGGGCCACCACCACCGCCTGCTGAACGCCGGGGTGCTGCTCCAGCGAGGCCTCAATCTCCCCCAGCTCGATGCGCAGGCCGCGCACTTTCACCTGGAAGTCCGCACGCCCCACGTACTCGATGGCGCCGTCGGGCAGCCAGCGAGCCACGTCGCCCGTGCGGTACAGCCGCGCGCCCGGCGTGTCGCTGAAGGCATCCGGGATGAAGCGCTCGGCCGTCAGCTCCGGACGTCCCAGGTAGCCGCGCCCCACCTGCACGCCGCCGATGAAGAGCTCTCCAGGGACGCCCACGGGCACGGGCTCCATGCGGGAGTCCAGCAGGCGAATCTGGGTATTGGCCACGGGCCGGCCAATGGGCACCGAGCGACGAGACTCACCCGGCAGGCACTGGTGGAAGGTGACGTCGACGGCGGCCTCGGTGGGTCCGTAGAGGTTGTGCAGTCCGGCCCACGGCAGCCGCCGCAGGCAGCGCTCGGCCAGCTCCACTGGCAGGGCTTCACCGCTGCACACCACGCGACGCAGCGACGTGCAGGCCTCCAGCCCCGGCTCCTCCAGGAACACCTGGAGCATGGAGGGCACGAAGTGCAGCGTGGTGACGCCCGCCTCGGAGATGAGGCGCGCCAAGTAGGCGGGCTCCTGGTGTCCACCGGGTCGAGCGACGACAAGGCGCGCTCCCGTCATGAGGGGCCAGAAGAACTCCCAGACGGAGACGTCGAAGCTGAAGGGCGTCTTCTGCAAGACGACGTCGTGAGGACGCAAGTCGTAAGCGGACTGCATCCACCGCAGGCGGTTCACCACGGGGCCATGAGTATTCATGGCGCCCTTGGGGCGGCCGGTGGAGCCGGAGGTGAAGATGACGTAGGCCAGACCGTCGGCGGTGGCGCGCGGCGGCGGGGCGTGCCGGGGCTGGAGGGCGAGGGCCTCCCACTGCGTGTCCAGGCACAGCACCCGAGCCTCATGCGCGGGCAGGCGCGAGAGCAGGTGCTCCTGAGCCAGTAGGACGGCGGGACGCGCGTCCTCCAGCATCCAGGTGAGGCGCTGGGCGGGGTAGGCGGGGTCGAAGGGGACGTAGGCGCCGCCGGCTTTCAGTGTTGCGAGCAGGGCGACGACGAGTTCCAGGGAGCGCTCCAGCAGGAGGCCGACGCGGACCTCGGGCCCCACGCCCTGCGCGATGAGGGCATGCGCAAGCTGGTTGGCCCGCGCGTCCAGCTTCCGGTACGTCAGCGTGCGGCCCTCGAACTCAAGTGCCACCGCATCCGGCGTGCGCTCCACCTGCGCCTCGATGAGGCCATGCAGCGTGGCATCGCGCGGGAAGTCGGTCGCCGTCGCGTTCCAGTCCACCAGCACCTGCCGACGCTCGGCCTCTTCCATGAGCGGCAGCGCGGACACCTGCTGCCCGGCATCCAGGACGATGGCCTCCAGCAGCACGCGCAGGTGGCTAACGAGCCTGCGGATGGAGTCCTCGCGGAACAGGGCGGTGCTGTAGGTGACGGAGCCAGCCA
The Corallococcus caeni DNA segment above includes these coding regions:
- a CDS encoding non-ribosomal peptide synthetase; protein product: FFINTLALRSRLDDGPTFVELLGRVREATLGAYAHQDIPFEKLVEELQPQRDLSRSPLFQVMLTLQNAPRAEEDARAHALSLRPVGQDGSTAAKFDLSFVFTHSPQGLAGSVTYSTALFREDSIRRLVSHLRVLLEAIVLDAGQQVSALPLMEEAERRQVLVDWNATATDFPRDATLHGLIEAQVERTPDAVALEFEGRTLTYRKLDARANQLAHALIAQGVGPEVRVGLLLERSLELVVALLATLKAGGAYVPFDPAYPAQRLTWMLEDARPAVLLAQEHLLSRLPAHEARVLCLDTQWEALALQPRHAPPPRATADGLAYVIFTSGSTGRPKGAMNTHGPVVNRLRWMQSAYDLRPHDVVLQKTPFSFDVSVWEFFWPLMTGARLVVARPGGHQEPAYLARLISEAGVTTLHFVPSMLQVFLEEPGLEACTSLRRVVCSGEALPVELAERCLRRLPWAGLHNLYGPTEAAVDVTFHQCLPGESRRSVPIGRPVANTQIRLLDSRMEPVPVGVPGELFIGGVQVGRGYLGRPELTAERFIPDAFSDTPGARLYRTGDVARWLPDGAIEYVGRADFQVKVRGLRIELGEIEASLEQHPGVQQAVVVAREDATGDKRLVAYVVPASASLDIPTVREALRQRVPEYMVPSAFVALEALPLTPSGKLDRNALPAPEVSARDQASYSPPSTPTEEVLATLWSGVLRADRIGREDDFFALGGHSLLATQLVSRIRSAFSVELPLRALFETPTLSRLALRVEEALQAAEGTALPPPGAIARGDEAPLSFAQQRLWFL